Proteins found in one Thalassomonas actiniarum genomic segment:
- a CDS encoding chemotaxis protein CheA → MDLDPVIQTFLIEAKEQLEEMEEKLLSLEQDPGDTEAVNAVFRAAHTIKGSGGMFGFEHLVAFTHEVESVLMRMRKGELAIDQGLISVLLSCSDHIRLLVDCTGADGENISGETGQASQKLVNKLFPYGGKAGQEHEHSGKTSPGPGDIGSVDNNKPGLERAESGTVSDNWHISLRFNAQVLKNGMDPLSFIRFLATVGDIKSVHTLVDNLLAAGEAFDPENCYLGFEVQLYSRAERKDIEEVFEFVRDDCTLTIIAPHSKTEEYITLINSLADDDAKLGQILLQVGALTPKELESILQTQMAMPAEEEPVKVGELIPAQGVDKQVVDTALNKQKQSRERQAKSKANESTSMRIDAEKLDSLINLVGELVIAQANSALLAKQSRISNLIDAMASTSSLIESIRDNCLKLRMVPIGQTFSRFQRVVRDISLELDKDIRLTTSGEDTELDKSMVEKLVDPLMHLVRNSMDHGIENAEQRLAAGKPEYGQLALRAYHDSGNIVIEVSDDGQGITKKKVIKKAIENSLITSAEGMADYDIYRLIFEPGFSTAETISNISGRGVGMDVVKQNIEQLKGTIEIDSRPGQGLTMRIRVPLTLAIIDGFLLEISNSQYVLPLNSVIECLELSESSDIKTINRNLINLRGEVLPIVRLRELFACQDRPPPRQNIIVVRYGNRKGGVLIDRSLGEYQTVIKPLSNIFKRLDWLAGSTILGSGEVAMILDVAGLFKNADLQASGKNPGLY, encoded by the coding sequence ATGGATTTAGATCCGGTAATACAAACATTTCTTATTGAAGCGAAAGAGCAGCTGGAAGAGATGGAAGAAAAGCTATTATCGCTGGAACAAGATCCCGGGGATACTGAAGCGGTAAATGCGGTTTTTCGCGCCGCCCATACCATTAAAGGCAGCGGCGGTATGTTTGGTTTCGAGCACCTGGTTGCCTTTACCCATGAGGTTGAATCTGTCTTGATGCGCATGCGCAAAGGGGAGCTGGCAATCGATCAGGGACTGATCTCGGTATTGCTCAGCTGTAGTGATCATATCAGGCTGTTGGTGGATTGTACCGGTGCTGACGGTGAAAATATTTCCGGGGAAACCGGGCAGGCGAGCCAGAAGTTGGTGAACAAACTTTTCCCTTATGGCGGTAAAGCCGGACAAGAGCATGAACACAGTGGGAAAACATCGCCGGGGCCGGGTGATATAGGTTCGGTAGATAATAATAAGCCGGGTTTGGAGAGGGCGGAGTCGGGGACGGTTTCTGATAACTGGCATATCTCACTGAGGTTTAATGCCCAGGTATTAAAAAATGGCATGGATCCGCTGTCGTTTATTCGTTTTCTCGCTACTGTCGGAGATATTAAATCGGTACATACTTTGGTTGATAACCTGCTCGCTGCCGGTGAAGCATTCGATCCCGAAAACTGTTATCTCGGTTTTGAGGTGCAGTTATATTCCCGGGCGGAAAGAAAAGATATCGAAGAAGTATTTGAGTTTGTCCGTGATGACTGCACTCTGACTATTATTGCCCCCCATAGCAAGACCGAAGAATATATAACCTTGATTAACTCCCTGGCAGATGACGATGCCAAGCTGGGGCAGATTTTATTGCAGGTAGGGGCACTGACGCCGAAAGAGCTGGAAAGTATTTTACAAACGCAGATGGCCATGCCGGCGGAAGAAGAGCCTGTAAAAGTCGGCGAACTGATCCCCGCTCAAGGGGTGGATAAACAAGTCGTGGATACTGCCCTGAACAAGCAAAAACAGTCCCGGGAGCGACAGGCAAAAAGCAAAGCAAATGAAAGTACCAGCATGCGTATAGATGCCGAAAAGCTCGACAGTCTGATCAATCTGGTGGGGGAGTTGGTGATTGCCCAGGCAAACAGTGCTTTGTTAGCCAAACAGAGTCGTATCAGTAACTTAATTGATGCCATGGCATCTACTTCGAGCCTGATTGAAAGTATACGGGATAATTGCCTGAAGCTGCGTATGGTACCTATAGGACAAACGTTTTCACGTTTTCAGCGTGTGGTCCGGGATATTAGCCTGGAGCTGGATAAGGACATACGTTTGACCACTTCCGGGGAAGATACCGAGCTTGATAAAAGCATGGTGGAAAAGTTGGTGGATCCCCTGATGCATTTAGTGAGGAATTCTATGGATCACGGCATTGAAAATGCCGAGCAAAGGCTTGCGGCCGGCAAACCCGAATACGGACAACTTGCCCTGAGGGCCTATCATGATTCCGGCAACATAGTGATTGAAGTCAGTGATGACGGTCAGGGGATCACAAAAAAGAAAGTGATTAAAAAAGCGATAGAAAATAGCCTGATAACAAGCGCTGAAGGCATGGCGGATTATGATATTTACCGTTTGATTTTCGAACCCGGGTTTTCTACCGCCGAAACAATCAGCAACATCTCCGGGCGCGGCGTTGGTATGGATGTTGTTAAACAAAACATTGAACAGCTTAAGGGCACTATTGAAATTGATTCCCGCCCCGGACAGGGATTGACCATGCGTATCAGGGTGCCGCTAACCTTAGCGATAATCGATGGTTTTTTGCTGGAAATCAGCAATAGTCAGTACGTACTGCCGTTAAACAGTGTGATTGAGTGCCTGGAACTGTCCGAGTCGAGCGATATTAAAACAATCAACCGTAATTTGATCAACTTGCGTGGCGAGGTTTTGCCTATTGTCCGTTTACGGGAGTTATTTGCCTGCCAGGACCGGCCGCCGCCCAGACAAAATATTATCGTGGTGCGTTATGGCAACCGCAAAGGCGGCGTGTTGATTGACCGCTCCCTTGGTGAATATCAAACCGTGATCAAACCTCTGTCCAATATTTTTAAGCGCTTAGACTGGCTCGCCGGTTCAACTATCCTGGGCAGTGGCGAGGTTGCGATGATCCTTGATGTTGCAGGTTTATTTAAAAATGCCGACTTGCAGGCGAGCGGTAAAAATCCAGGCCTGTATTAG
- a CDS encoding STAS domain-containing protein, with amino-acid sequence MFEGDMTIYEAALLYQEISEKLTFDADIAVNLTQVGEIDTSGIQLILQLYFLAQGHNFTLSHIVHGDASAQAFELLQLDVDRFNQYL; translated from the coding sequence GTGTTTGAGGGTGACATGACCATTTATGAAGCGGCATTGTTATATCAGGAAATAAGCGAAAAACTCACTTTTGATGCCGATATTGCGGTGAATTTAACTCAGGTGGGAGAGATCGACACTTCGGGTATTCAGCTTATTTTGCAGCTGTATTTTCTTGCCCAAGGCCATAATTTCACTTTGAGCCATATTGTCCACGGTGATGCCAGTGCTCAGGCATTTGAGTTGTTACAACTCGATGTTGACCGTTTTAACCAATATCTTTGA
- the secF gene encoding protein translocase subunit SecF, which translates to MQILRLKETVNFMAFRKVAMVFSIVLMISAISLLMVKKLNFGLDFTGGTLIEVGFEEAADLTKIRQVLDSNGFEDGVVQLYGSSRDIVIRLAQREDVKAEMLGNQVLSILQQSTDKNIDMRRIEFVGASVGEELTEQGGLAMLTALICILVYVAFRFEWRFALGSVVALFHDVLLTLGLFALLGLEFDLTVLAAILAVIGYSLNDTIVVSDRIRENFRKIREGGPAEVINISLTQTLSRTFITSITTLLVLAALFFKGGALIHGFATALLFGVFVGTYSSIYVASAVALALGISKEDLIPEVIEKEGAEQEQMMP; encoded by the coding sequence ATGCAAATTTTAAGATTAAAAGAAACCGTTAACTTCATGGCCTTTCGTAAGGTGGCCATGGTCTTCAGCATAGTGCTGATGATCTCGGCCATTAGCCTGTTAATGGTCAAGAAGCTGAACTTTGGTTTGGATTTTACCGGCGGTACCCTGATTGAAGTTGGTTTTGAGGAAGCGGCGGATTTAACGAAAATTCGTCAGGTACTCGACAGCAATGGCTTTGAAGATGGCGTGGTGCAATTATACGGTAGCAGCCGGGATATTGTGATCCGCTTGGCCCAACGTGAAGACGTAAAGGCGGAAATGCTGGGCAACCAGGTGTTGTCGATATTACAGCAAAGTACCGATAAAAATATCGATATGCGCCGTATTGAATTTGTCGGCGCCAGTGTCGGTGAAGAGTTGACGGAGCAAGGCGGTCTGGCAATGCTAACCGCGCTGATTTGTATCCTGGTTTATGTTGCTTTTCGCTTTGAATGGCGTTTTGCCCTGGGCTCTGTGGTGGCTTTGTTCCATGATGTACTGCTGACCTTAGGTTTATTCGCCCTGCTTGGCCTGGAATTTGACTTAACGGTATTGGCGGCCATTCTGGCGGTTATCGGTTACTCCCTCAATGATACTATTGTTGTTTCCGATCGTATCCGTGAGAATTTCAGGAAAATCCGTGAAGGGGGCCCGGCGGAAGTCATTAATATCTCCCTGACGCAAACCTTGAGCCGTACCTTTATTACCTCGATCACTACCTTGCTGGTATTGGCGGCCCTGTTCTTTAAAGGCGGCGCTTTGATTCACGGTTTTGCTACGGCATTATTATTTGGTGTTTTTGTCGGTACCTACTCTTCAATTTATGTGGCCAGTGCGGTTGCCCTTGCCCTTGGGATCTCCAAAGAAGATTTGATCCCGGAAGTGATTGAAAAAGAAGGTGCGGAACAAGAACAAATGATGCCTTAA
- a CDS encoding response regulator: protein MAKTILIVDDSASLRQIIKITLTGAGYQVIEGENGQDALDKLAGQKINLVVSDVNMPVMDGITFVTELKKLPLYKFTPVIMLTTESEQEIKEAGKAAGVRAWMVKPFKPAQMLTAVQKLIM from the coding sequence ATGGCGAAAACTATTCTTATTGTGGATGATTCGGCGTCACTTCGCCAGATCATAAAAATCACCCTAACGGGAGCCGGTTATCAGGTGATTGAAGGAGAAAATGGCCAGGACGCGCTGGATAAGCTGGCGGGACAAAAAATCAATCTGGTGGTCAGTGATGTCAATATGCCGGTAATGGATGGCATTACCTTTGTGACGGAATTGAAAAAATTACCTTTGTATAAATTTACGCCGGTGATCATGCTGACAACAGAGTCCGAGCAGGAAATAAAAGAGGCAGGCAAAGCGGCCGGGGTCAGGGCATGGATGGTCAAACCTTTTAAACCGGCGCAAATGCTCACTGCCGTGCAAAAGCTTATTATGTGA
- a CDS encoding methyl-accepting chemotaxis protein, with amino-acid sequence MNAEGEQGAFGYIKNSNKELDISLDTLAEAFASQELALKEMNVLVDLTEELKAMAVEVSGIAEQTNMLALNAAIEAARAGDSGRGFAVVADEVRNLSIRSSQTGSSMSQKVDDINAAMDSALTTVKSGANTAASLLENSREKIGKVISDFELITGKMSESSKVIQHDNTELLKDVSDVLVSLQFQDRVSQMLTHISDFMGKVEQELPGYHAGLFDGGIIEKWLAESEATYTMVEQKQLHHNSAPEQAKSSGNNDEVEFF; translated from the coding sequence ATGAATGCCGAGGGGGAGCAAGGGGCTTTTGGTTACATTAAAAACAGCAATAAGGAGCTGGATATTAGCCTGGATACCCTGGCGGAAGCTTTTGCCAGCCAGGAGCTGGCGCTGAAGGAAATGAATGTTTTGGTTGATTTAACCGAGGAGCTTAAAGCCATGGCGGTTGAGGTTTCCGGTATCGCAGAGCAAACCAATATGCTGGCGCTTAATGCCGCCATAGAAGCTGCCCGGGCAGGAGATAGCGGTCGGGGGTTCGCTGTGGTTGCCGATGAAGTGCGTAACTTGTCTATCCGTTCATCACAAACCGGTAGCAGTATGTCGCAGAAAGTAGACGATATCAATGCCGCCATGGACTCGGCGTTAACTACAGTAAAAAGCGGAGCGAATACAGCAGCAAGCCTCCTGGAGAATAGCCGGGAGAAGATAGGCAAAGTGATCTCGGACTTTGAGCTTATTACCGGAAAAATGTCAGAGTCCAGTAAAGTCATCCAGCATGATAATACTGAGTTGCTAAAAGATGTTTCTGATGTCCTGGTGTCGCTGCAATTCCAGGACAGGGTCAGCCAGATGCTAACGCATATCAGTGATTTCATGGGCAAGGTTGAGCAGGAGTTGCCCGGTTACCATGCAGGCTTATTTGATGGCGGCATTATTGAAAAATGGCTGGCAGAAAGTGAAGCCACTTACACTATGGTTGAGCAAAAACAGCTTCACCATAATAGCGCACCGGAGCAAGCTAAATCTTCCGGTAATAACGATGAAGTCGAGTTCTTTTAA
- a CDS encoding response regulator: MTEKKRILVVDDEELNLSLITGILEDDYEVIALTSGEQCLEQFLSIDPDIVLLDVEMPVMDGLQVSRELQIIAQSPIVFVSAKGSLEERLAGYAAGGYDYIVKPVDGYELLAKIKLILEHQAEKKALEQTAQETTSAFMNALSFSSEFGYVVDFALEIYNAKSYSQVAETMLRTLGLFNVDAAVHIRADYGEAFYSNRGQCSPMEQEILILLKDRGRIYDFEQRSQINEKRVSVLVNNMPQNPEEYGRLKDHLPFMLRLTDGYLKNLDIGFQLSKQEKLLRETVQEVSEQFVVIERELKVNHSVFEAAMFDMTKDMEKSLQFLALTEEQEEQLNEIIHSHTERAFGAIDKTSMITKAFNIILTKLQKFVH, translated from the coding sequence ATGACCGAAAAAAAACGCATTTTAGTCGTAGACGATGAAGAGCTCAATCTGTCGTTGATAACCGGTATCCTGGAAGATGATTATGAAGTTATCGCATTAACCAGCGGTGAACAATGCCTGGAACAGTTTCTGTCCATAGACCCGGACATCGTGCTGCTTGATGTCGAAATGCCGGTCATGGATGGATTACAAGTCTCACGCGAACTGCAAATCATCGCCCAGTCCCCCATCGTCTTTGTTTCTGCCAAAGGCAGCCTGGAAGAGCGCTTAGCCGGCTATGCCGCCGGCGGTTATGATTATATCGTCAAGCCCGTTGACGGTTATGAATTACTGGCAAAGATCAAGCTTATCCTCGAGCATCAGGCCGAGAAAAAGGCCCTGGAACAAACCGCTCAAGAAACCACCAGCGCCTTTATGAATGCCCTGAGCTTTAGCAGCGAATTTGGCTATGTCGTGGATTTTGCCCTGGAGATCTATAACGCCAAAAGCTACAGCCAGGTGGCCGAAACCATGCTGCGCACTTTAGGTTTATTTAATGTCGATGCCGCGGTGCATATCAGGGCTGATTACGGCGAAGCATTTTATTCCAACCGCGGCCAGTGCTCCCCGATGGAACAGGAAATCCTGATCTTATTAAAAGACAGGGGGCGCATATATGATTTCGAGCAGCGCTCACAAATCAATGAAAAAAGGGTAAGCGTATTGGTTAATAATATGCCGCAAAACCCGGAAGAGTATGGCCGTTTAAAAGACCATTTGCCTTTTATGCTCAGACTCACCGACGGTTATTTAAAAAACCTGGATATAGGTTTCCAATTAAGTAAGCAAGAGAAACTGCTGCGGGAAACCGTGCAGGAAGTCAGCGAACAATTTGTCGTTATTGAACGGGAATTAAAAGTCAATCACAGTGTTTTTGAGGCTGCCATGTTCGATATGACCAAAGACATGGAAAAAAGCCTGCAATTTCTGGCGTTAACCGAAGAGCAGGAAGAGCAGCTCAATGAAATTATTCACAGCCATACCGAACGGGCATTTGGGGCGATAGATAAGACCAGCATGATCACTAAGGCGTTTAACATCATTCTCACCAAGCTGCAAAAATTTGTTCACTGA
- a CDS encoding response regulator encodes MAKKIVLIIIFFALFLAGLSYGIQQWIILPSFYQLERELAIKDLNRVLDAIEQETNHLTNVTNTFSSWIDTYKFAEDGNQSYIKNNFGMTVMQITQIHLFQIYDRAGKKIKEEIFDPLYLKNITLSLFDRQLLPRHDNFFQAQPEDLLQGIVLSEYGPLMLSALPILKDDGSGPVNGTLIMGRFISQDIIRRLSKQTKISFFVEPVEKNKIHSPPASNQEKDKELITTNKHVLIAHGLLRDIFNQPALKIHANIPRDITMHGIDASTLTSMTILLSLLLLGTTLLTLFCVYNTKIKKVNQEIKKEVDYRTFQLRLAKDDAEQAKDEAELSREQAIKANRARGDFLANMSHEIRTPMNAILGMSYLCQRTELSAKQARYINNIHHTASSLLGLLNSILDFSKIDAGKMELEITDFTLDDCLSYLDRLTFESVREKDVPLIFDVQAKLPFMLKGDLLRLGQVALNLVQNSLKFTERGAIYVTVKLVEQTQQQVSLIITVEDTGIGMSEESAEHIFDEFIQADPSTTRQYGGTGLGLSISRQLILLMGGKISLSSELGKGTQITVELSFEKSNHSNREVCDALAGKQIIIIASDNKLALAITHTLASYGANIERFNTFTSALTHISNGNILLINEHFRAQDIRDFLSLLRQKNLRTTNILLSNQAELPEALAQEKLAILSKAVHLSSFCLAADIGMIAQQLKTEQALHRNKIVSLEDNLRGKRILLAEDNAMNRQIIVELLSDVGINVILAENGLQAIELLSEHKVDAILMDIQMPVMDGIEATKQIRRQTQWQAIPIIALTASAMRGDKEKGLAIGMSDYLTKPVFSDKLYQSLIRWCGEFPTQAKMSAAAPPKVPGSFDGTNTDILPATHQTAPEPVTAAPAEFSRQILDIEAGLKVCAGKQHLLNSLWQQFSDKHGDSIQRLKNLLENGDIKQACALLHNLKGIAGNIGALTLARQVADLYRQLTLSPGDMDKNQLENMAKQLQQVLEAINKQLQEKPPLP; translated from the coding sequence TTGGCAAAGAAAATAGTCCTGATCATCATTTTTTTCGCCCTTTTTCTGGCCGGATTAAGCTACGGTATTCAGCAATGGATTATCCTGCCAAGTTTTTACCAGCTGGAACGGGAGCTGGCCATTAAGGACCTGAACCGGGTGCTTGATGCCATAGAGCAGGAAACGAACCATTTAACCAATGTCACCAATACTTTTTCTTCCTGGATAGATACCTATAAATTTGCCGAAGACGGCAATCAAAGCTATATCAAAAACAACTTCGGCATGACCGTAATGCAAATCACCCAGATACACCTTTTCCAAATTTATGACCGGGCAGGAAAAAAGATCAAAGAGGAGATTTTTGACCCCCTCTACCTGAAAAACATTACCTTAAGCCTGTTTGATCGCCAGCTGCTGCCGCGACACGATAACTTTTTTCAAGCCCAGCCCGAAGACCTGCTCCAGGGCATAGTATTGAGCGAATATGGGCCCCTGATGCTCAGTGCCTTACCCATACTCAAAGATGATGGTTCAGGACCGGTTAACGGCACTTTAATAATGGGCCGTTTTATCAGCCAGGACATCATCAGAAGATTATCAAAACAAACCAAGATCAGCTTCTTTGTTGAACCGGTAGAAAAAAACAAAATTCACAGCCCCCCTGCTTCAAACCAGGAAAAGGACAAAGAGCTGATCACCACCAATAAACATGTGCTTATTGCCCACGGTTTGCTCAGGGATATCTTTAACCAGCCGGCACTAAAAATACACGCCAATATTCCCCGAGATATCACCATGCACGGTATAGATGCCAGCACCCTGACCTCGATGACCATCTTACTGAGCCTGTTACTGCTCGGTACGACCTTGTTGACCTTGTTTTGTGTTTATAACACCAAAATAAAAAAGGTGAACCAGGAAATAAAAAAAGAGGTTGATTACCGTACCTTTCAACTCAGGCTTGCCAAAGACGATGCCGAGCAGGCCAAAGATGAAGCTGAGCTCTCCAGGGAGCAGGCGATAAAAGCGAATCGTGCCCGGGGGGATTTTCTCGCCAATATGAGCCATGAGATCCGAACCCCGATGAATGCCATCCTCGGCATGTCCTATTTATGCCAGCGCACCGAACTTTCTGCGAAGCAGGCCAGGTATATCAACAATATTCATCACACCGCCAGCTCTTTACTTGGCCTGCTTAACAGCATATTGGATTTCTCCAAAATTGATGCCGGAAAAATGGAACTGGAAATCACTGATTTCACGTTAGATGACTGCCTGAGTTATCTCGATCGCCTTACCTTTGAAAGCGTCAGGGAAAAAGACGTGCCGTTAATTTTTGATGTCCAGGCCAAACTCCCTTTTATGCTTAAAGGGGATCTGCTGCGTTTAGGGCAAGTCGCCTTAAACCTGGTACAAAACTCATTAAAATTCACAGAGCGCGGCGCAATTTATGTCACGGTCAAGTTGGTTGAGCAAACACAGCAGCAGGTAAGCTTAATCATCACGGTAGAAGATACCGGTATAGGCATGTCCGAAGAAAGCGCCGAGCATATTTTTGATGAATTTATCCAGGCAGACCCCTCAACCACGCGCCAATATGGCGGCACGGGTCTGGGGCTGAGTATTTCCCGGCAATTGATCTTATTGATGGGGGGGAAAATCAGCCTGAGCAGTGAATTAGGCAAAGGCACACAAATAACCGTCGAACTGAGCTTTGAAAAAAGCAACCACAGCAACCGTGAAGTCTGTGATGCCCTGGCCGGCAAACAAATCATCATCATTGCCAGCGATAATAAATTAGCCCTGGCCATCACCCATACCCTGGCCAGTTATGGCGCAAATATCGAACGCTTTAACACCTTTACCTCAGCTCTCACTCATATCAGCAACGGCAATATTCTGCTGATTAACGAACATTTCAGGGCACAGGACATCCGTGATTTTCTCAGCCTGCTCAGGCAAAAAAATCTTCGCACCACAAATATCCTGTTAAGCAATCAAGCGGAATTGCCCGAGGCATTAGCACAGGAAAAACTGGCAATATTATCAAAAGCCGTCCACTTAAGCAGCTTCTGCCTGGCGGCAGATATAGGCATGATTGCGCAACAGCTCAAGACAGAGCAAGCCTTGCACCGGAACAAAATAGTGAGTTTGGAAGATAACCTCAGGGGAAAGCGCATTCTGCTGGCAGAAGACAATGCCATGAACCGGCAAATAATCGTGGAATTATTATCTGATGTCGGCATCAATGTCATTTTGGCAGAAAATGGCTTGCAGGCAATAGAGTTACTGTCGGAACACAAAGTTGACGCTATCCTGATGGATATTCAGATGCCGGTCATGGATGGTATAGAAGCCACCAAACAAATCCGGCGACAAACTCAGTGGCAGGCCATCCCCATCATAGCCCTGACCGCCAGTGCCATGCGCGGAGACAAAGAAAAAGGCCTGGCGATAGGGATGAGCGATTACCTGACTAAACCTGTCTTTTCCGATAAATTATATCAGAGCCTGATACGCTGGTGCGGTGAGTTTCCAACGCAGGCAAAAATGTCAGCTGCTGCCCCTCCTAAAGTGCCCGGCAGCTTTGACGGCACCAATACCGATATTTTACCGGCAACACACCAGACAGCGCCGGAGCCGGTTACAGCAGCTCCCGCAGAATTTAGTCGTCAGATCCTCGATATTGAAGCAGGATTAAAGGTTTGCGCCGGTAAACAGCACTTACTCAATAGTTTATGGCAACAGTTTTCAGATAAACACGGGGACAGCATTCAACGGCTCAAAAACTTGCTGGAAAACGGCGACATCAAACAGGCCTGCGCCCTGCTACATAACCTTAAAGGCATTGCCGGCAACATAGGGGCGTTAACCCTTGCCCGACAAGTTGCCGATTTATATCGCCAGTTAACCCTGTCCCCTGGCGATATGGACAAGAACCAGCTTGAGAACATGGCAAAGCAACTACAACAAGTACTGGAAGCAATTAACAAACAGCTCCAGGAAAAGCCGCCTCTTCCCTGA